One window of the Vigna radiata var. radiata cultivar VC1973A chromosome 1, Vradiata_ver6, whole genome shotgun sequence genome contains the following:
- the LOC106763404 gene encoding glutaminyl-peptide cyclotransferase-like — MAAPLLLSLILLLSVLSSNSCCALEHPISYANFTIVNVFPHDPQAFTQGLLYYGNDTLFESTGLYGQSSVRKVALLTGKVQNIHKMDDSLFGEGLTLLNNRLYQVTWLRKDGFIYDPKNLNQIGTFNHDMNDGWGLATDGKVLFGSDGSSTLYQLHPQTFKAVSRHVIYYKGHQVYNLNELEYINGEVWANVLPTDCIVRISPNDGRILGWILLQNLKKELVDAGEINENDVLNGIAWDGEQKRVFVTGKLWPKLYEIKVNPIKTAIDEGTIKELCLPEPYYPPQGAQTQ, encoded by the exons ATGGCTGCTCCTCTTCTTCTCTCCCTCATCCTTCTCTTATCAGTCCTTTCGTCGAACAGTTGCTGCGCGTTGGAACACCCAATTTCCTATGCCAACTTCACCATCGTCAATGTCTTCCCTCACGACCCTCAAGCCTTCACCCAG GGCCTTCTTTATTATGGAAATGACACCTTATTTGAGTCAACTGGCCTTTATGGGCAG TCATCTGTTCGAAAAGTTGCTCTTCTTACTGGAAAG GTTCAAAATATTCATAAGATGGATGATTCCTTATTTGGGGAAGGTTTAACTCTCCTCAATAACAG GTTGTATCAAGTGACTTGGTTGCGCAAAGATGGTTTCATATATGACCCTAAAAATTTGAACCAA aTTGGAACATTTAATCATGATATGAATGATGGTTGGGGTCTGGCAACGGATGGAAAAGTGCTTTTTGGAAGTGATGGCAGTTCAACGTTGTATCAACTTCATCCTCAAACATTTAAAG CTGTATCAAGACATGTTATCTACTATAAGGGTCACCAAGTCTACAATCTCAATGAATTGGAATACATAAATGGTGAAGTTTGGGCAAATGTTTTACCG ACTGATTGCATAGTGAGAATATCTCCCAATGATGGCAGAATTCTTGGATGGATTCTCCTCCAAAATTTAAA GAAGGAACTTGTAGATGCTGGAGAGATCAAT GAGAATGATGTTTTGAATGGGATAGCATGGGATGGTGAGCAGAAGCGTGTATTTG TAACTGGAAAATTGTGGCCAAAGTTGTATGAAATCAAGGTTAATCCTATAAAGACAGCCATTGATGAAGGAACCATTAAGGAACTTTGCTTGCCGGAGCCTTATTATCCACCGCAAGGAGCTCAAACTCAATAG
- the LOC106764897 gene encoding VAMP-like protein YKT61 encodes MKITALLVLKCTGEGSDPVILANASDVSHFGYFQRHSVREFIVFVGRTVAKRTPQGQRQSVQHEEYKVHTYNRNGLCALGFMDDHYPIRSAFSLLNQVIDEYQKAFGESWRTVTEDGTQPWPYLNEALTKFQDPAEADKLLKIQRELDETKIILHKTIDSVLARGEKLDSLVEKSSDLSAASQMFYKQAKKTNQCCTIL; translated from the exons ATGAAGATCACAGCGTTGTTGGTGCTTAAATGCACAGGTGAAGGTTCCGATCCCGTGATTCTCGCGAATGCTTCCGACGTTAGCCACTTCGGCTACTTTCAACGCCATAGCGTCAGGGAGTTCATCGTCTTTGTCGGTCGTACCGTCGCCAAACGCACCCCTCAAGGCCAACGCCAATCTGTACAACACGAAG AGTATAAGGTGCACACCTATAACAGAAATGGTCTTTGTGCGTTGGGATTTATGGATGATCATTACCCGATTCGAAGTGCCTTTTCTCTTCTAAACCAG GTGATAGATGAATATCAAAAAGCTTTTGGTGAGTCATGGAGAACTGTAACGGAAGACGGTACTCAACCATGGCCCTATTTGAATGAAGCTCTGACAAAATTCCAG GATCCTGCAGAGGCTGACAAATTGTTGAAAATCCAGAGAGAGttagatgaaacaaaaatcATCCTT CATAAGACTATTGATAGTGTGCTGGCTAGAGGGGAGAAGCTGGACAGTTTAGTTGAGAAGAGTTCTGATCTGAGTGCCGCATCCCAG ATGTTCTATAAACAAGCCAAGAAAACCAATCAGTGCTGTACTATATTGTAA